In Toxoplasma gondii ME49 chromosome VIII, whole genome shotgun sequence, a single genomic region encodes these proteins:
- a CDS encoding acyl-CoA carboxyltransferase beta chain, putative (encoded by transcript TGME49_269680): MKTVVSSRSPFQVLSSFAIRHGTQLSSRGFPLSYFPLRNVCDRTMVSTATTRCHGNVVRRSFFVHPTTGDLVLDCGFFRNLWVRNNRLPVAHTALQQLVDPASLAKPATAPSIWYDLHTPTGVLCRQSIGTGSCILSHGMTSSVARSPRRGVAWHACESQAAANKRKIPLAKEASPHRRTMESRRSSWYAEKPERKARSCSLSFLPRLTDAQICSTSCSPLKHNSVGYSGPSLRQVSSPFQVQENKARMAAYVDELNAAVREAVSGGGPDAKKRLFAQGKMPVRTRIDCLLDPGSSFLELSQLAGHDLYGPTENVPCGGLVTGVGLVSGRLCMIVANDPTVKGGAYFPITVKKHLRAQDIAAENRLPCIYLVDSGGANLSRQEDVFPDRLHFGRIFFNQATMSAQSIPQIAVVLGSCTAGGAYVPAMADEAIIVKGRGTIFLAGPLLVKAATGEIVGSEELGGADMHCRISGVADHYAKDENHALKLTRRIVASLPVQPSNSACFINSEHGSVTALLLGSSSVSSNIDPLLPSEELDGLAPCNFRQQTDIKRLLACLLDRSALAEFKPLYGETLVCGFAHLNGYPIGVMANNGVLLPESALKGAHFIQICAQRRLPLLFVQNITGFMVGSEMERAGIAKHGAKLVTAVSCFPLPKLTLIIGASFGAGNYGMCGRAYDPRFLFTWPNAKIAVMGGKQAVSVLLDIERAAALKRQKVKPQGQGGAMEKGKLFELDEKMWEEQRKVKQAEYQEMYDRHSSAIYASARIWDDGVVTPQQTRKVLILALAVALQNPYKTASPFGAEHLPPAYGVFRM, encoded by the exons ATGAAAACTGTGGTGTCATCGCGAAGTCCGTTTCAAGTCTTATCGTCCTTTGCCATTCGGCATGGAACGCAACTCTCGAGTCGAGGTTTTCCGCTATCTTACTTCCCTCTACGCAATGTATGCGACAGAACGATGGTTAGCACTGCTACAACACGATGCCATGGTAATGTGGTGAGACGCTCGTTCTTTGTGCATCCTACGACTGGCGACCTCGTCCTCGATTGTGGCTTTTTTCGGAACCTTTGGGTACGGAACAACAGGCTTCCTGTCGCTCACACGGCGCTCCAGCAACTCGTCGACCCAGCCTCTCTTGCGAAGCCGGCCACAGCTCCCAGTATATGGTACGACCTCCACACTCCAACAGGTGTGTTATGTCGGCAGTCCATTGGTACTGGGTCGTGTATTCTGTCCCATGGAATGACTTCAAGCGTGGCGAGATCGCCCCGGAGAGGGGTAGCATGGCACGCTTGCGAATCACAAGCAGCAGCTAACAAGCGCAAAATTCCACTTGCGAAAGAGGCATCTCCACATCGCCGGACGATGGAGTCTAGGAGGTCGTCTTGGTATGCAGAAAAGCCTGAGCGAAAAGCGCGAAGTTGTTCTCTCAGTTTCCTCCCTCGGTTAACTGATGCACAAATTTGCAGTACGAGCTGCTCTCCGCTTAAGCATAACTCTGTCGGTTACAGTGGGCCGTCGCTTCGTCAGGTAAGCTCTCCTTTCCAGGTTCAAGAGAACAAAGCCCGCATGGCTGCCTATGTAGACGAGCTCAACGCCGCAGTTAGAGAAGCCGTTTCGGGTGGGGGACcagacgcgaagaaacgccTGTTCGCTCAAGGCAAAATGCCAGTGCGAACTCGTATTGACTGCTTGCTGGACCCAGGCAGTTCTTTTCTCGAACTCTCCCAACTAGCAGGTCATGATTTGTACGGTCCGACCGAGAATGTGCCTTGTGGAGGTCTTGTCACAGGGGTTGGCCTCGTTTCGGGCAGACTGTGTATGATCGTGGCGAACGATCCCACAGTAAAAGGAGGCGCGTACTTCCCCATAACGGTGAAAAAACACCTGCGAGCTCAGGATATTGCAGCAGAGAATCGATTGCCTTGTATCTATCTCGTGGACAGTGGTGGAGCGAACCTGTCCAGACAGGAGGACGTCTTCCCTGATAGATTACATTTTGGCCGCATTTTCTTCAATCAAGCAACCATGTCCGCTCAGTCGATTCCTCAGATCGCAGTGGTGCTAGGGAGCTGCACAGCAGGAGGTGCCTATGTACCGGCCATGGCAGACGAAGCGATCATTGTGAAAGGAAGGGGAACTATTTTTCTCGCTGGTCCCCTCCTGGTCAAAGCCGCCACGGGGGAGATTGTCGGGAGCGAGGAGCTCGGTGGCGCCGACATGCATTGCAGAATATCTGGAGTGGCAGATCACTATGCAAAAGATGAAAATCACGCGCTGAAACTCACCCGGCGGATCGTCGCTTCACTTCCAGTACAACCATCTAACAGTGCCTGCTTCATCAACAGCG AACACGGTTCCGTCACTGCCCTTCTTCTTGGCTCGTCTTCTGTATCCAGCAACATCGaccctctccttccttcggAAGAGTTGGATGGCCTAGCACCCTGCAACTTCCGCCAACAGACAGATATTAAGCGCCTCTTGGCTTGTCTCCTAGACCGCTCGGCCCTGGCCGAGTTCAAGCCGTTATACGGGGAGACATTAGTTTGCGGCTTTGCCCATCTGAACGGGTACCCCATCGGAGTAATGGCGAACAATGGTGTCCTCCTTCCAGAGAGCGCTCTCAAAGGGGCGCATTTCATTCAGATTTGTgcgcagagacgccttcCTCTACTCTTTGTGCAGAACATCACAGGCTTCATGGTTGGGAGCGAGATGGAACGTGCGGGGATTGCTAAGCACGGTGCGAAGCTAGTTACTGCCGTGTCGTGTTTTCCTTTGCCAAAGCTTACCCTTATAATCGGCGCTTCGTTTGGTGCTGGGAACTACGGCATGTGCGGCAGAGCATATGATCCTCGGTTTCTATTCACATGGCCAAACGCCAAAATCGCAGTCATGGGAGGCAAGCAGGCTGTTAGCGTGCTTCTAGATATAGAACGAGCTGCTGCACTGAAAAGACAAAAAGTGAAACCACAGGGTCAGGGGGGAGCGATGGAAAAGGGAAAACTTTTTGAGCTTGATGAAAAAATGtgggaagaacagagaaaagtgaAACAAGCCGAATACCAGGAGATGTATGACCGGCACAGCAGCGCAATTTATGCTTCTGCTCGAATATGGGATGACGGTGTTGTTACTCCACAGCAGACACGAAAGGTGTTGATCTTAGCACTCGCTGTAGCTCTTCAAAATCCATATAAAACCGCAAGCCCCTTCGGCGCTGAGCATTTGCCCCCTGCTTACGGAGTCTTCCGGATGTAA
- a CDS encoding hypothetical protein (encoded by transcript TGME49_269690~Signal peptide predicted by SignalP 2.0 HMM (probability 0.746) with cleavage site probability 0.594 at residue 22~Predicted trans-membrane domain (TMHMM2.0):6-24), giving the protein MRPLRVAVALFWAMVAVVGFWASPDSRLTVRGPQFADAATRGVVKSLKRAMNQGWRNGAHSICAILGCDYEHVKAHLTHKPTFFHSFKAVCAQLDEFEEEVTHAKMREEDLTPSQREYRWLLLSKGAALINDALGTQFEVPASYVPHNAKNRHYIPGQRGEGDEKEKLKTRMRGLQVVVPLPTLEEIQKDGMDRLAAVREKHMAQIKELEDARHRKFLLLQEEHDRQTDQLVSELRLKHTEEMDTIRRELAEERRLFEQSVKVWDAVNRLLTDAHVGIETLTDRVHTMSQHVFKLNVFYEKLHSFQQTAKENPTGAAPYSALSYAFQSEAAVDQAMHQIVAIYQEASAGVARVQEILNQADGVMATAPTRDDAAWFQQRQRGYKDRLESFVNLLSDLSVRLEDYMQTAEERKLVTLFLGDEVRTQILALLQERTTEWSTRLATLRERTQGIETAANKFFESSTQLDRTTGEVVSAVLQNPEAFLVQVSTYATESGTLRSAAGVIEEDLKAVVKALQDLGREMTGLTEGVASAQLPPAVLDFLGLPGLFNALQVDMQVKAKGQQLLQLIKGRLSQTGEITRKLEMLKSEVKNIRSPAVREQAEWALTEASTKLQDVLRTKAEVELEIQQINLQLQQVQGTVTQLDQRIAHERVVAQRAAAGGSAAAGLRGGSLALGGSATGSMVGLGGSVSGLGTDSRAAIADLEQKRQNEKEKIQELRHNLSSKQRESVSLDNEARRLEVEVANKQRELAEEQQRVLRVATLAQALTTGASPSIGMSMASMRGGLGLTGGLAGSSAALMTQGIMGSRAAGLLGGSTAGLAGASMGGLAGGSMGGLGGAGMGGYGGGSMGGLGGRSTDGQLGRGTR; this is encoded by the coding sequence ATGCGACCGTTACGTGTGGCCGTTGCCCTGTTCTGGGCAATGGTTGCGGTGGTGGGGTTTTGGGCTTCGCCGGATAGCCGCTTGACCGTGCGAGGTCCACAGTTTGCAGACGCGGCGACACGGGGAGTTGTGAAATCTTTGAAACGAGCAATGAACCAGGGCTGGCGCAATGGAGCCCACAGCATTTGCGCGATCCTCGGCTGTGACTACGAGCATGTCAAAGCGCATCTAACGCATAAGCCCACTTTCTTCCATTCATTCAAGGCAGTGTGCGCTCAGTTGGACGAGTTCGAGGAGGAGGTTACACACGCCAAGatgcgagaggaagacttgACCCCGAGCCAGAGAGAGTACCGCTGGCTCCTCCTTTCGAAGGGGGCCGCCTTGATCAACGATGCTCTGGGAACGCAGTTCGAAGTGCCGGCTTCCTACGTTCCTCACAACGCGAAGAACCGCCACTACATACCTGGCCAGCGCggggagggagacgagaaggagaagttGAAGACCCGAATGAGGGGACTGCAGGTGGTTGTCCCGCTTCCAACCCTCGAGGAGATTCAAAAGGACGGGATGGACCGCCTTGCGGCCGTAAGGGAGAAACACATGGCCCAAATCAAGGAGCTGGAGGATGCTCGTCATCGAAAGTTCTTGCTGCTTCAGGAGGAACACGACCGCCAGACAGACCAGCTGGTTTCTGAACTTAGACTGAAGCACACCGAAGAGATGGACACAATTCGTCGCGAGCTGGCTGAGGAGAGGCGCCTCTTCGAGCAGAGCGTGAAGGTGTGGGACGCAGTCAACCGCCTGCTCACTGACGCTCACGTCGGTATCGAGACGCTGACCGACCGTGTCCACACGATGAGTCAGCATGTGTTCAAGTTGAACGTGTTCTATGAGAAGCTGCACTCGTTCCAACAGACGGCGAAGGAAAATCCGACTGGCGCTGCGCCGTACTCTGCCCTTTCCTACGCTTTCCAGAGTGAAGCGGCTGTTGACCAGGCGATGCACCAGATTGTCGCGATCTACCAAGAAGCGTCCGCAGGCGTCGCCCGAGTTCAGGAGATTTTGAATCAGGCCGATGGGGTCATGGCGACGGCTCCGACAAGAGACGACGCCGCGTGGTTTCAGCAACGCCAGCGCGGCTACAAAGACCGGCTGGAGAGCTTCGTCAACCTTCTCTCCGACCTGTCAGTGCGACTGGAGGACTACATGCAGACCGCTGAGGAGCGAAAACTCGTGACGCTGTTCCTCGGAGACGAGGTCCGCACGCAAATCTTGGCTCTGCTTCAGGAGCGGACCACTGAGTGGTCGACGCGCCTCGCGACATTGCGCGAACGCACGCAAGGCATCGAGACTGCGGCCAACAAGTTCTTCGAGAGCAGCACCCAGCTGGATCGGACGACAGGCGAGGTTGTGAGTGCAGTTCTGCAGAACCCTGAGGCATTCCTTGTCCAGGTTTCCACGTACGCGACGGAGTCTGGCACCCTTCGCTCGGCGGCCGGCGTCATCGAAGAAGACTTGAAGGCCGTGGTCAAGGCGTTGCAAGACTTGGGAAGAGAGATGACTGGACTGACGGAAGGCGTAGCTTCTGCGCAACTCCCTCCTGCTGTCTTGGACTTCCTCGGACTACCCGGGCTCTTCAATGCCCTCCAGGTCGACATGCAAGTGAAGGCGAAGGGCCAGCAACTGTTGCAACTCATCAAGGGCCGTTTGAGCCAAACTGGCGAGATAACGCGAAAACTGGAGATGTTGAAGAGCGAGGTGAAGAACATCAGGAGCCCCGCGGTGCGTGAACAGGCGGAATGGGCACTCACCGAGGCGTCGACAAAGCTCCAAGATGTATTGCGGACCAAGGCTGAAGTGGAGCTGGAGATCCAGCAGATCAATCTCCAGCTGCAGCAGGTCCAAGGCACCGTTACTCAACTTGACCAGAGAATCGCTCACGAGCGCGTGGTGGCACAGCGAGCAGCGGCCGGCGGCTCCGCCGCTGCAGGGTTGCGCGGAGGTTCGCTTGCGCTTGGCGGCAGCGCTACCGGTTCTATGGTGGGACTCGGAGGCTCCGTGAGCGGACTTGGCACAGATTCTCGAGCTGCTATCGCGGATTTGgagcagaagcgacagaatgAGAAGGAAAAGATTCAAGAGCTGCGCCACAATCTGTCCTCGAAGCAACGTGAAAGCGTCAGCCTAGACAACGAAGCCCGGCGCCTGGAGGTGGAAGTAGCAAACAAACAGCGTGAACTGGCGGAGGAGCAACAGAGAGTACTGCGCGTGGCGACTCTGGCTCAGGCGCTAACAACTGGTGCATCCCCAAGTATTGGAATGTCAATGGCAAGCATGCGTGGAGGGCTTGGCTTGACTGGAGGCTTAGCAGGCAGCTCTGCGGCTCTCATGACACAAGGGATCATGGGTTCCAGAGCGGCGGGTCTGTTGGGAGGAAGCACGGCTGGACTTGCGGGAGCAAGCATGGGTGGACTTGCAGGAGGAAGCATGGGTGGACTCGGAGGTGCAGGTATGGGCGGCTATGGAGGCGGAAGCATGGGTGGTCTTGGAGGCAGAAGCACGGACGGACAGTTGGGAAGAGGGACACGTTAA